A region of the Thermodesulfobacteriota bacterium genome:
GAGCCAGCGGGCGAGGGTGGTAGAGGCCCGGGCGGCTGTGGCGCAGGTTGCCGTGAGGGAGCTCGGTTACGCCGGAGCCGCGGTGGCCCGATACCTGCGAGTTGTCCCCTCCACGGTGAACCGGCATACCGGGGGGGGGAGCTGCGGCCGCTGGCAAAGCGGCTGAGAGAGACCCTGGAGAAGTGATGCACCGTTGCACTTACGTCCCGATAGCGCCGCCCGTCCCGATAGCGCCGCCCTTACGTCCCGATAGCGCCGCCTTACGTCCCGATAGCGCCGCTCGGTGGGGGCGAGCTGCGGCCGCTGGCAAAGCGGCTGAGAGAGACCCTGGAGAAGTGATGCACCGTTGCACTTACGTCCCGATAGCGCCCTTACGTCCCGATAGCGCCCCGGCCCGAACTGGTCGGAGGGGGGCTGAGGAGGAGCTGCGGAGCGTGGCTGGAACGGCCGGGACGCACGCGAGGAGAGGAACAGGAGCCGCCCGCCTATGACGAGCGGGTCCTGGGGAGCTCGGAGTTCGTGCAAAACATCTTGGCCGAGGCGGACTGGGAGAGGCGACAGGCGCTTCGGAAGAAGATAGGGCTCGACGAGCTCGCAACCCGTGTGCTGGCGGCGACGGGAATCTCGGGGCAGGAGCTGCGAAGTGGCGTGAAGCGCCCGGCCGCGGTCGCCGCCCGGCGGGCGTTCACGACGATCGCGGTCCGGGACTACGGGTACTCTGCGGCGGCGGTGGGGCGCTACCTGGGGGTAGTGCCTTCCACGGCGCAACGACAGGCGAGTGTCGAAGAGCCGAATCCCCTGGTCGAGCGCATTCGGAAGGATCTGGGGATATGAATTGCGGTATTTCAGTTACTAAGGAGTGCGTTATCTACCGGACATAGGCGATGGCCGCGTACTGCACCGAGGGTGCCTGGAACAAGGCCCGCACCTTGGCGGGGAACTTCTGCAGGGAGCGCAAGGCAGAGAGGGCGCGGCGCTTGAGGGCATCGGGGCCGGCCACGGGAGTGCGGCCCACCTTGTGGCGCTTGACCTGGTTCCAGACCAGTTCATCCGGGTTGAGATCCGGGGAGTACGGTGGCAGGAAGAACAGGCGCAGTTGACCTGGCTCGTCCGCGAGCTTGCGCGCCGGGCGGTGGGGCTGGATCGGCTGCAGCCCTTGCGCGGGGGAAGGCGGAGGCTTAGGTAGGAGGCGTGAGGGCAGTCGCTCGGGGGTGGAAAGGAGTGGGCCATGAAGAGTCGTTTCGTGGCCGCAGTGGCCTTGTTGGCCGTGGCGTGGGGTCTCGCCGTTGCGCCTTCGTCGCTCGCGGGGTGGGATCGGGGACGGGGGCGCGGCGCCAAACATCACTGGGTGTACGATGGCCGGGGGTACCGCTCCGACTTCGGTTGGAGGCCTTACCGATTCCACCGCCACCACGGCTTCGGCGCCCGCTGGTACGGCGGGGCGGTCGTGGTCGGTGATCCGTACCCCTACTGGGGTTCGGACCGCCCGTTCTGGGGAACCGTGCTCGGCGGGGTGACGGGCGGGCTGCTGGGGTCCCGGATCGGCGGGGGGGCTGGCCGGACGGCCGCCATCGTCGGTGGTACGGTGGTGGGGTCCCTGGTGGGGGGCGGCGTGGGGCGGTACATGGACGACGTGGACCGCCTCTACCTCGCCCGCACCCTGGAGGCGGCGCCGTCGGGCCGGGTAACTGCGTGGCAGAATCCCGACACGCAGACGCACTACCAGGCGCAGCCCCTGCGCACCTACCAGCGCCCGGACGGCCGCTACTGCCGGGAGTACCAGACCCGAGCCCTGGTGGGAGGCGCGTGGCAGGACGCGTACGGGACCGCGTGCCGGCAGCCGGACGGGAGCTGGGAGCTCCAGCGTTAGGGGGGGCGCGTTCGCGCGCGCGTGGAACCGGCAGGGCGGAACGGGGCAGCTTTCGCGGGGGGCGCGCGAGGCCTCCCACAGAGCCGCCGCTGCCGGCGCGGGAGGGACGACTAGCGTCCTTTCCCCGAGCGCCTCTTCCCCCCCCCCACTCCCCGCCCCCGGGGCCCCGATGCAAGCCCCACGGACCGCCGAAAGCCCGGCCGAACGGGAGCGTCGCACCGCGGCGTGTTGCTTGGAAGTAGCGTCCTCTTCCGCTAGGATGGCCGCGCGCGGTTTCGTTCACTTCCGGGAAGGAGGACATCATGGCGGTCCACTACAAGGAGCTCGGCCTCGTCAACACCCGCGAGATGTTTCGCAAGGCCATGGCGGGCAAGTACGCGATTCCCGCGTACAACTTCAACAACATGGAGCAGCTCCAGGCCATCGTGCAGGCCTGCGCCGAGACCCGCAGCCCGGTCATCCTCCAGGTCTCGAGCGGAGCGCGCAAGTACGCCAACGCCACGCTCCTGCGCTACCTGGCCCAGGGGGCCGTGGCCATGGCCGAGGACCTGGGGAGCCCCGTGCCCATCTGCCTGCACCTGGACCACGGCGACACCTACGAGCTGTGCGTCTCGTGCATCGAGAGCGGGTTCTCGTCGGTGATGATCGACGGCTCCCACCACCCCTTCGAGGAGAACGTGGCGCTGACGAGGAAGGTCGTGGCCTACGCCCACGAGCGCGACGTGACGGTGGAGGGGGAGCTCGGGGTGCTGGCCGGCATCGAGGACGACGTGAGCGCCGAGGTGAGCCACTACACCAAGCCCGAGGAGGTGCAGGAATTCGTCGAGCGCACCGGTGTCGACAGCCTGGCCATCTCCATCGGCACGAGCCACGGGGCCTACAAGTTCAAGGTGAAGAGCCAGGACGAGGTGCCGCCGCTGCGGTTCGACATCCTCGAGGAGGTGGAGCGGCGCATCCCGGGCTTTCCCATCGTGCTCCACGGCGCGTCGAGCGTGGTGCCCGAGTACGTGGATCTCATCAACCGCTACGGGGGCTCCCTCGAGGGCGCCGTGGGCGTGTCCGAGGACCAACTGCGCCGGGCCGCGGCGAGCGCCGTATGCAAGGTCAACATCGACTCCGACGGTCGCCTGGCCGTGACCGCCAAGATCCGGGAGTACCTCGCAAAGAACCCCAAGGAGTTCGACC
Encoded here:
- a CDS encoding class II fructose-bisphosphate aldolase, with translation MAVHYKELGLVNTREMFRKAMAGKYAIPAYNFNNMEQLQAIVQACAETRSPVILQVSSGARKYANATLLRYLAQGAVAMAEDLGSPVPICLHLDHGDTYELCVSCIESGFSSVMIDGSHHPFEENVALTRKVVAYAHERDVTVEGELGVLAGIEDDVSAEVSHYTKPEEVQEFVERTGVDSLAISIGTSHGAYKFKVKSQDEVPPLRFDILEEVERRIPGFPIVLHGASSVVPEYVDLINRYGGSLEGAVGVSEDQLRRAAASAVCKVNIDSDGRLAVTAKIREYLAKNPKEFDPRKYLGAARTELVALLKHKNEKVLGSAGHA